Within the Achromobacter spanius genome, the region GGTGCGGCATCACGGGCTGGACCACGCCCTGCTCATCCGGATGCTGGACGACGCCCTGGCCGCCTATCTTGATTGGCGCCGCCTGGGGTTCAGGATGCCCGTATCAGTCAATCTGCCCACCCGCCTGCTGGATCAACCTGACTTGCCCGACCAGCTTTACAATCTGGTCGCGCAGCGCGGTGTTCCCTTCGAAGATGTCACGTTCGAACTGCTGGAAGACGACACCACGTCGGTGCCCGGGCACTACTATATGGGCGCAAGCCGCTTGCGCTTGAAAGGCTTCGGTTTGGCGCAGGACGATTTCGGTAAAGGCTACAACTCGATGTACACCCTGATATCCACGCCGTTCACCGAACTCAAGATCGACCGCGCCTTTGTCAGCGGCGCCGCGGAAGATGGTGTGCGCGCCGCCGCCTTGCAGTCTTCCGTGCAATTGGGCCGCCAATTGGGACTGCAAGTCACCGCCGAAGGGGTGGAAAACACGAAAGACCTGGAGTTCTTGCGCGAGATCGGCTGTGATTTCGCCCAAGGCTTCCTGATATCCGCTGCGGTCAACGCCCATGACTTCACCGATTTGCTGGCAGACGAACCCCGCCCGTACGCCACCCACCCGCTATAGGATCCTTACCCGCGTATGCAGGAAACGCCGTTTAGCAGGATTGCACGTACCTCGCGCCGGCTGAATATCGCGCTGTTCGGCATTCTGCCCATCGCACTCATCATGATCGGCGCCCTGCTCTGGGGTGCTCAGCGCATCATCAAGCAGGAAGAAGACCGCTTGTTGATGGACTTTGCCGTTCTTGTTGGATACATCCACGAGCAAGAAGGCTTTCTGCTTCAGTTCCGCAAAGAGAACCAGCGCCTGGACGGGCGCGCGCCCATTGAGCACATCACGCTGTCCACGCCGCTGGATTCGACCCGGCCGGGCCTGCGCATCTATCGCGGGCAGCACGCGCTGGTGGCCATGCCGTTCTCGCTGTTCTGCAACTACCCGTCGGAATGCCCCGTGGCCAATAGCCCGGTGTCCGCCGCGGCGGGCTACTTCGCGGATTTCTACAGCACCTACTGGGCGAATTCCTACTTCCCGGCCGCCGCCGCTTTCCTGGTGAACCGCACGGACAGCCTGGGCATTGCCGTGCCGGCCATCAACGTCAAACCGGGCTATGGCGAGCCGCTCAGTGAAGACACCCTGCTGCTGGTCAACGACGCCGTGCGCACGCGACTGGCCCCGGCAACGGCCGACGCCCCCTCGGCGACGCCCTCGTCCGGCACGCCCGGCATCGCCGCGTCCGACGGACAGATCCTGTGGGTTTCTCCGCCCGGGCTGCCGGATCGCATGATGGGGATGCTGCACGCGGGCTTTTCCGGCGCGGCATGGACCAACCGCGGCGGCGGTGAACCCGACGTCTACGTCGCCACGCTGCTCAGCCGCGCGCGCATCAACATCTACGACAGGGCCCTGCCTTCAATCCAATACGACGGCTTCTGGCTGACCCATCGCGACATCGGCCTGATGCTCGGCGAGGGGCCGCTGCCCACCGCCGGCCACAGCGGCCTGAGCGCCACGCGCGATGGCCTGATCCTGAAAGTGTCGGACCCGTCCAGCATCTGGACCGCGTACTACCGCGTCAGCTATCGCAATTTTTTCGAAGACAACCTCTGGCTGCCGATCACCGCCGCGCTGCTGTTGCTGCTGGGCCTTGCCGGCGGCATTGGCTACCAGCGCTGGTACACCCGGCGCGTGATCGAGCCCGCGCAAAGCGCGCACCGCGACATCGCCGAAAGCGAAGAATTCAACCGCACCCTGATCCAGACCGCGCCCATCGCGCTTTGCGTGCTGGCGCGTGCACATGGCGACGTGCTGTTCGCCAACAGCCTGGCGCTGGAATGGTTGGGCGCCGCCACCGGCCAGGGCTTGCGCGATTCCCCCGCCGCCCGGCCGCTGCTGGACCAGGTGCTGACGGCCTCCGCGCCCGGCACCATCGAAACCTTCCACGCCGACGACGGCCGCCCCTTGTACGTGGCGTACTCGCCCACGCGCTACAAGAAGCAGGACGTGGTGCTGTGCGCGTTTGCGGACATCAGCGCTCGGGCCGAAATCGAACGCGCCCTGGCGCAGGCCAAACGCGACGCCGACAAGGCCAGCGAAGCAAAGTCCACCTTCCTGGCCACCATGAGCCATGAGATCCGCACGCCGCTGTATGGCGTACTGGGCACGCTGGAGCTCATGGGCATGACCGAATTGAATGCCGAGCAGCGCCAGCATCTGGAGCGCATCCAGAATTCCTCGGTGATCCTGCTGCAATTGATCAGTGACATCCTGGACATCACCAAGATCGAATCCGGGCAACTGGCGCTGGAATCCAGCCAGTTCCGGCCGCGTGAGCTGGTCGAAAGCTGCGCGCGCTCATTCGCCGCGCTGGCCAGGCAGAAAGGCCTGCTGCTCTTTGCCTGCGTGGACGGGTCGGTGGCCCCATGGGTCGCGGGCGACGCCGTGCGCATCCGGCAGATTCTCAGCAACCTGCTCAGCAACGCCATCAAGTTCACCGAGTCCGGCCATGTCATCGTGCGCCTGCACGGCGCTGACCGGCCCGACGGCACCCAAGTGCTGGCCTTGCAGGTGGTGGACACGGGCATCGGCATCGACAAGGAAGACCAGGCCCAGCTTTTCAGCCCCTTCTACCAGATCGACAGCGCCAGCCATACCGTGCGCGGCGCGGGCATCGGCCTGTCCATCTGCGCGCGGCTTGCCAAGCTGATGGATAGCCATATCCGCGTCACCAGCGAACTGGGCCTGGGCAGCAGCTTTTCGCTGGAGCTGGCCTTGCAACCGGCCGACGGCCCGCCCCTGGACGAGCCCGATCTGCACGGCATCCGTATCTATGTGCGCAGCCCGCACCGCGAACTGACCGACAACGTTTGCCAGTGGCTGACCCGCTGGGGCGCCGACGCCCAGCGTGCGCCGGCCCCCCTGGGCCGGGGTGAACCCGACGACGTGTTGCTAGACATCCTGGGCCCCACCGACGCCGCGCCCGCCAATTGGGCGGGCCACTTCCTGGCGGCGGGCGACCCGCGCGAGTCAGCCGCCGGCGCGCCGGAACGTGTCGACGGGCATGACCTGGACAGCATCGGGTTCGGTATTTCGCGCCTGCTGCGCGGCGATCCGCCCGTGCCTGCCGCGCCCGCAGCCAACGCCCTGATGGATCCGCTGGACCTGCGCGTGCTGGTGGCCGAGGACAACCCCATCAACCAGGCCACGCTGCGCCACCAACTGGAACAACTGGGCTGCACCGTCACGGTGGCCGGCAACGGCGCGGATGCGCTGTCAATGTGGAACATGGCCACCTATGACGTGCTGCTGACCGACGTCAACATGCCCAAGATGAACGGCTACGAACTCACGGGCGAACTGCGCGCGCGCGGCTACGCCCAACCCATCATCGGCGTTACCGCCAACGCCATGCGCGACGAGGAAGCACGCTGCATGGCCGCGGGCATGAATTCCTGGCTGGTCAAGCCGATTGAACTGAGCGCCTTGCGCCACCACCTGGGCGGCATCACGCGCGTGCGCGAAGCAGGGTCCGATGAGCCCGTGGCGTCCAATGTTCCGGAGGTGCTGGACGTGCAGGATCTACCTGAAGTGCCGTACGTATCTAATGTGTCCGACGAGTCACCCCACGCGGACTTTCCGCCCGAGTCCACCGACTCCGCCCTCGAACCGCTGGTGCCAGAAAAATACCGCCGCCTGTTCCTGGACACCATGGACGCTGACCTGGCAAATCTTGACCAGGCGGTCACCCGCCGCGACGTGCCGGCCGCGCTGCAAACCATGCATCGGATGCGGGGCGCCTTGGTCATGGTGAAAATGACAACCCTGTCATCGGACTTCCAGGCCGTTGAGGCCAAACTCAGGCGCGACGGCGGGGACGATGAGGTGTTTCAAGACGTGGTCAGGCTGACGCACGAGCTCAGGAACCTGCTGGCTCAAGTTTGAGTCTTGGTACAGAATGACCCCGACAACCTCCACGATCGCCCCCCGGCGCCCCCGAATGGAACGACTCCGAATAGTCCTCGCCGACGACCACCCGCTGGTCCTCGCGGGCATGCGCGATTTGCTGGAAAAAGACCTCAGCGTTGAAGTCACGGCGCTGCTGGCCAGCCCCACGGCCCTGGTCGAGCACTTGACCCACGACCTGCCGCACGTGGTCATCACCGACTACTCCATGCCCGGCGACGAAACCTATGGCGACGGCATCCGCCTGGTCAAGTTCCTGACGCGGCGCTTCCCGAAAACGCAGGTGGTGGTGCTGACCATGGTGTCCAACCCCATGATCATTTCCGCCCTGTACGACGCGGGCGTGGCCGCCGTGGTGCTCAAGCGCGACAACCTGGCGGAAATCGTCACGGCCCTGCACACGCTGCAAGCCGGCCGCAAGTACTATCCCCCGGGTTTCCAGCGTGATGGCACGGTGGATTCGCGCAGCAAATTCATCGGCGAACGCATCAACAGCCTGTCGCCCAAGGAATTCGAAGTGCTGCGCCACTTCATCCGTGGTGAATCCATGATGCAGGTGGCCGACACGCTCAAGCGCAGCGTCAAGACGGTCAGCGGCCAGAAGATATCCGCCATGCGCAAGCTGAACGTGCAGACCGACCAGGAACTGGTGGCGTTCTGTGTGGAAAGCGAAATTTTTCAATAGGTTTTCAGTAGGTAACCCCCGAGACACCCGCATGACGCAAGACGTATTTGAAGCCATCACCGGCCAGGAAGTAGACCGCCAGGCCATGCTGGCCCTGATTGACAACGCGGCGGGCCAGGCGCTGTCGTTCCAGGACTGCGATTTCCAACACGCTGATTTTTCCCGCCTGGATCTGCGCGGCGCGCGCTTCACGGCCTGCGCCATTGCCGGCGCCTCGTTCCAGGGTGCCACGCTGGCCGACACCACCTGGCTGCGCTGCCGGGGCGGACAGGCCAACTTCGCATCGGCGGACGCCAGCGACGCCACCTTCCAGAACTGCGATTTGAACAACGCCAAGTGGCACCGCGCGCGGCTGGCCGGCGCCCGCCTTCAAGGCTGCAAGCTGACCGGCTCCGACTTCGACGGCATCGCCTGCCTGGGCTGGACGGTTGAAGAATGCCTGCTGGTCGGCGCGCTGCTGCGCGGCGTGTCGTTTCGCAAAACCAACATCATGCAGTTGGACTTTTCAGACGCCGACCTGGCCGGCAGCGATTTCCGCGACACCGTCTTCCATGGCGGCAGCCTGCGCAACGCCAATCTGAAAAACGTGCGCTTTGAAGGCGCCGACCTGCGCGAAGTGGACTTGAGCGGCATCGACTTGACCGCCGCCGCGCGCCTGGCTGGCGCCACCATTTCCAAGACCCAGGCGGCCACCTTGCTGGCCGAACTGCGCATCAGCGTGCTCTGACGCGCAGCCGGATTTTCTAACTACGGCCGGCGGCGCAGGAAGCGCTGTTCCACCACCACGCTGCCCCACTGCCTGCCTTCGGATTCGTCCGTCAGCACAAAGCCCGCGTCTTCGTACAGATGGCGCGCGGCGTCCAGCCCCTTGAAGGTCCACAGGTATGTGTCGCGATAGTGCGCATCGGCGAACGCCAACGCGCGCGCAAGCAGGTGGCGGCCCACGCCCAGGCCACGCAAGGATTCGTCCACGATGAACCAGCGCAGATGCGCCTGGCCAATGGCCGGATCGCCATCGATCACGATGGATGCCAGCGTGCGCCCATTTTCCGCATACAGCCACATGCCCTTGCCGCGGTCCGGCAGCGCTTCGGCAAAGGCCGCCAATTCCGTGGCGACCTTGCGTTCAAAGTACACACCAAAGCCCGAGGCCTGCGCGTAATAACGCGCATGCAGGCCGGCAATATCGCCAATGCAGCCGGGCACATAGCCTTCGATGATCTGCTCGCTGATGGCGGCGGAGGAAGGCGTCAGGTTGGGGTTCTCGCGCGAGAGCGCGTCGGCGTACAGCGACATGAAGCGGATCAACGATTGCTGGTCGTCCGGCGTCATCCGGCGCAAGGCATGCGATACCTGATCGGTGGCGAACTGGTCGATGCGGTCGCGCAAGGCCAGCCCCGCCTCGGTCAGGGTCAGGCGAGATGACCGCGCGTCTTCGGGATCCGCCTCGCGGGCGATCAGGCCGGCGGATTCCAGCTTGGCCAACTGGCGGCTGGTGTTGGATTTGTCCAGCCGCAGGATCACGGCCAGGTCGCGCGCCTGAATGCCCGGTTGCAGGCCCACTTCAATAATGGCGTGGACAGCGGACGGCGCCAATTCACTGCCGGCCAACGAGGTCCGCATGAAGCCCAATTCACGCACAAGCTTGCGGGAAAACTCCCGCAGGTCGCGGATGGTCTGTTCGCGAGATTGGGAGGGAAAGTCGATCAAGTCCATGGGCGCACCTATCGGTTGCGGTTCGCAACCAATGTAATTGCGAGCCGCAACTAAAGCAAGCACCGCGACGTCCACTACCCCATCAATCGACTTTCTTAGACCGCTGAAACGTCACCTCGCCAGAAGGCGGGGGCGGTTTGCGGTGAAACGGCACTTTGCGCAAATACAGGCGCAGCGCCTGCCAGTGAATGCGGAACACCACGCCCAGCGTCATGAACGGCATCGCCGCCAACGCGCGCAACAGCGCGCCGGTGGCAAGCGGCACGCTCGCGCCGCGAATTTCCGTGTGCAGCAGCGGCTGCGCCTGTTCAGGGTCGTCAAAATAATCAATGCTGGCCACCTGCGCACCGCCCACGCTTTTGACGCGAAACCGGTAGCGGCCCGTCACCTGGCAAAACGGCGACACGTGAAACGACTTATCGCTATGCAGCGCCAGGCCGTCATGGATCACGCCACCGTCCGGCGCGCGCAGCACGTACTGATGGCGCTCGCCGAAGGTGTTGTTGACCTCGGCCACCAGCACGCGCAGATGGCCGTCGGTGTCATGCACCTGCCAGAAGCTGACGGGGTTGAACACATGGCCGAACACGCGCGGAAAGCACTGCAACCACACCGCGCCCACGTCGAAATCCGCGCCCGCCATCTCCAGCCGTGACCGCAACCACGCCATGGGCTCGCCACCGTCGCGCGCGCCATGGTCGGAAAAATGAAAAGCAACCGGACGGCGGCGGTTGACCCCAAACAGCCATGACGCGCGGCCGTCGTAGCGTTCGGCCTGATCGATGCGCAGCCGCAGGCAGAACACCGGATAGGTAAAGCGGTGCACCACTGGGCGGGTGCGCACATGCAGCACCCGCGCGCGCATCAGTTCGATCAGGCCGGCGCCGGGCAGGGTGCGGTTCATGTTGCATTACCCCACGGCGGGCTGACGCCAAAATCCGCCGCCACGCGAATGGCCGACGCCAGCCCATCCTCATGAAAGCCATACCCCGCCCACGCGCCGCAGAACCACACCCGCGCGCGGCCCTGGATGTCAGGCAGCCGGCGCTGCGCCTCGACGGCGTCGGCATCCAGGATGGGGTGCTCGTACTCGTAGCGGCCCAGCACTTGATCCGGCGCGGGCTCGCGCTGCGGGTTCAGCGTCACGATCACGGGCTGCTTGAAGGGCAGCGGCTGCAACACATTGAGCAGGTAACTGACCGACATGGGCGCATCCGCCGTGGGGCCGGCCAGGTAATTCCAGGCCGACCACACCGAGCGGCGGCGCGGCAGCAGCGCGGTGTCGGTATGCAGCACGGCCACGTTGGGCTGGTAGCGCACGCGTGACAGCACCTCGCGTTCGGCTTCGGTGGCGTCCAGCATCGCCAGCGATGTGGGCGCATGGCAGGCCAGCACCACGGCATCAAACCGATCGACCTGGCCGCCGGTGCGCACCTCCACGCCATCGGCCAGCCGCTTGACGCTATGCACCGGGCTGGACACGCGCACCTGCGCAATGCGCGGCAGCATCGCGTCGACATACCGGCGCGCCCCGCCCTGGACCGTTTTCCATTGCGGTCGCCCCGCCACCTGCAACAAGCGGTGGTTCAGGCAGAACGACAGAAAACTGCGAGCAGGTTGCGCCAGCACCATGCTGGGTGGCGTTGACCAGATGGCGCCGGCCATGGGCAGCAGATACCAGTCGCGCATGGCCTGGCCGTAGCCTTCGGCGTCCAGCAGATCGCCCAGCAGCGCGTGCGGGCCGCTTTGCGCCAGATAGGCGGCGGCGTTGCGATTGAAGCGCAGGATGTCGCGCAGCATGCCCAGGAAGGCCGGGCGCAACAGGTTGCGGCGTTGCGCGAACACCGTTCCCAGGTTGGTGCCCGCCCACTCCAGGTCGGGCTGCGCAAGCGATACGCTGAACGTCATGTCGCTGGCGTGCACCGGAATCGTCAGGTGCTTGAACAGTTGCACCAGGTGCGGATACGTCAGGTCGTTATGCACCAAAAAGCCGGTGTCGACCGGGTGGCTGACGCCGCCGACCGTGGCGTCGACCGTATTGGTATGGCCGCCCACGCGGCTATCCGCTTCGAACAAGGTGACCGAGAATTTTTCAGACAGCAGCCAAGCCGCGCCCAGGCCGGCGATGCCGCCGCCAATGACGGCGATGCGGCTGCCGGGGGGAACAGGGGCAAAGGCGGGACGCGGCTGGACCTGCGCAAAAGCCGGCGTTGCATCGGAGGCGTTCGACATAGGGATCATCACGGTCGCTTGAAGCTTGCGCGCGCGGCGTCGACCTTGGCATGGCAGACGCAGCCGCTCATGTGGTCGTTGACCATGCCCACCGCCTGCATGAAGGCGTACATCGTCGTCGGCCCCACAAACGTCCAGCCGCGCGTCTTCAAGGCGCGCGACAGGCCGGCCGATGCGGCTGACGACGGGTTGCCGTTCCAATAGGCCAGGTCCACGGTGTGGGGCCGCTCTGCCGTCTTGGGCTCGTGCCGCCATAGCCACGCCGCCAGCGAGCCCGTCTCGTCAGCCAGCGCCACGGCGCGGCGCGCATTGTTGATGGTGGATACGATCTTGGCGCGGTTGCGCACAATGCCCGCATTGCCCATCAGTCGCTCCACGTCATGCTCGGTATACCGCGCCACGCGCTCGAAATCGAAATCGTCGAACGCCTCGCGAAATGCCTCGCGTTTGCGCAGGATGGTGATCCACGCCATGCCCGCCTGAAAGCCTTCCAGGCAGATCTTTTCGTACAGGCGGCGGTCGCTGCCCACGGGCCGGCCCCATTCGTGGTCGTGATAGTCGGGCATGGACGGCTGCCAGAAGCAGCGCGGGTCGCCCTGCGCGTCCAGGATCAGGCCGGCGGATTCAAGGGGCTCTGTGTCCAGCGCCCCAGCATCCTGCTGCCTGGCTTGCACGCTCCCTTCAACCGTCATCATTGCGCGCCGGGAACCGGGCAGCTCATGTCGCCTTCCTCGCACTTGAGGTAGGCGCGTAATTCTTTGGTGCGCGCCTGCGTCAGCTTGTCCAGGCATTGGCTCAGCACCATGGGGTACACGCTGCCGCCCGTGGCGCCGCTGGACGAGAAGGCACATTCCGCATCGCGAAAAAACAACCAGGCCTTTTGCGCGCTTTGCAATTGCGTGGTCTTGGTGGTGTCGTCTTTCAGGCGCTTCATGACCGTCCGGTAGGCGTCGTTCAGGTCAGCGTCCGACTTGCGGTAGGACTGATCGGCGCACAGGTTCATGTCGGTTTGCGTGGCGGCGTTGGCGCAATTGATCGGCTGCAGGCGCGGCTGCAACTGCGCCTGCACACTGGCCGTGGACAGCAGCGCGGCGGCGGCGGCCGTGGCGATCACGATACGCATGGGCGTTTCTCCTAGTTGTCTGTGATGGGTTCGATGGGAAAGTGTCGCATGGATGGGGCCTTGCGCGCATGCCGCCTGGGCACGGGTGGCCTAAGATATCGGCCATGAAGATTCAATTGCTCTCCGACCTGCACCTGGAAACCGACCCCTCTTTCCTGGCGCGCCCCATCCCTGGCGCCGACCTGCTGGTGCTGGCCGGCGATATCGGTTCATACCGCCAGGGTTCCAAGCTGACCAGCAACGATTTCGGGCTGGGCAGCTACGCCCCCCGCAACGGCTGGCCCACGCCCGTGGTGTTCGTGCCGGGCAACCACGAATACGACAACCTGGATTTCGACGAGGCCCACGACCGCCTGCGCGAGCTCTGCCACGCGCTGGATATCCAATGGCTGGAACGCGACACCTGTGTCATCGACGGCGTGCGCCTGGTGGGCACCACGCTGTGGACGGATTTCGACGCGCTGGCCGCCGACAGCGATCCCATCGGCGTGGCGCTGGCCAAGCGCGCCAAGGCTTTTCGCGCGGCCGACTTCTATCTGGAAAAGGCCCAGATGCGCCGCCATGGCGCGCCCTTCATGGCCGAACAAATGCGCGAACAGGGCCTGGCCTGCCAGCAATGGCTGCGCGACGCCCTGCACGTGCCTTTCGACGGCCCCACCCTTGCCATCACCCACTTCGCGCCCACGCTGGCCAGCGCCGACCCGCGCTACGGCGTCACACCGGGCACGGCGGGGTTCTGCAATGCGCTGGACGAATTGCTGCCGCTGGCCAACTGCTGGATGCACGGCCACCTGCATTGCGCGCACGACTACGTCAAGGACGGCTGCCGCGTGGTCGCCAACCCGCTGGGCTACGCCAAGAAAGGCGAACAGGCCGACTACGAGCCTGATCGCCTGTGGGAAGTACCCGTCAGAACTTGAGGCTGGCGCTCAAGCCGTAGGTGCGGGGGTCGCCCGCCTTGATGTAGTCCGACGACTGGAACAACCAGTAGCGCTTGTCCGCCAGGTTATTGATGCCGGCGCGGAACGTGGTGTCGTAGCCATAGATGCGCGTGTCGTAGGTGGCGCCGATGTTGACGATGGCGTAGTCATCCACCTTCACGTTGTTGGGCGCGCCCAGCATCGTGTTGCCGGTGTACTTGACGTCGGCACGCAGCTTCAGGCCTGGCAATTGCGGCACGGAATACGTCAACTGTGCCGCCGCCACCAGCTTGGGTGCGCCCGCCACGCGGTTGCCCGTAAAGGCATTGCCCTTCTTGTATTCCGAATCCAGGAACATCAGGCTGCCGCCCACGTTCCAGTTCGTGGCCACGCGCGCCGACGCGCCCAGTTCCAGGCCTTGGTAGATAGACTTGCCGTCCTGCGTCAGCTCGTTGGCCGCGTTGGCGTATTCCGCTTTTTTCTCGATGCGGAACAGCGCGGCGGTGGCGGCCCAGTCATCTTGATTGGTCTTCACGCCCAGCTCGTACTGCTTGCTCTTGAGCGGGTCCAGCAAGGCGCCGAAGTTGGCATAGGTGTTGCCCACCGATGAGCCCGGCTCCAGCGATTCGATGTAGCTGGCGTAGGCCATGGTCTGCGGCGTGATCTGGTACATCAAGGCCACGGTTGGGGTCAGCACACCGTTCTTGTCGTAGCTGGACGACTTGGCGCCCGTGGCGTCAAAGCCCGTCTGCTCGTAGTTCGTATAGCGCAGGCCACCCAGCAGCGACCAGCCGCCCGTCAGGTCGATCGTGTCGCTGGCGAACATGGCCTTCTGCGTGATCTCGGCAGCGCGATACAGGTCCAGGCTGCCTTGGCTGTAATAGGTGTTGGTGTTCTGCGAGCGCAGGTTGCCCGTGCCCTGCAACTGATACACGCCGTTGACGCTGTAGTCGTTCTTCTGCTTTTGCCATGACGCGCCCGCCACCACGTGGTGCTTGAGCGGACCGGTGGCGAACTTGCCTTCGATCATGCCTTGCCACTGGTTGTAGGCGTAGGCCTCGCCGTAGTCCGAACGATAGTCGTCGTAATCACCCGCCTGGTTTTGCAGAAAAAGCACCGATTCGTTGCGGCGTGTGCGGGTCGAGCTGTAGCTGTAGTCGGTGCGGGCGCTCCAGTTGGACGACAACTGGTATTTCAAGCCGGTGGAGTAATAGCGGAAATCGTTGTCGGCATAGGGGCCTTCGCCCACCAGCTTGCCGTTGTCGTTGCGCACCGGCGAAGGCAACTGGCTGCCCGCCAATTGGCCCGCGTAAATGGTGGGTTCCTGCCCGATGGCCTTGCGGTCCTGGTAGATGGATTGAAAGTCCCAGGTCAGCTTGTCGGTCAGCCGCGCATCCAGTGCCAGCGACACCGAATCGCGATACAAGGAACCGCCGTTGTAGGTGTTGCCCTCTTCGTGCGTGGCGTTCAAGCGGTAGCCAAACGTGCCGCTTTCGCCGACGCGTCCGCCCAGATCCACGTGCTGGCGCAGCAGTCCCTTCGACACATAACCCAGTTCAATGCTGCGCACCGGCTCGTCGGTAGGCCTCTTGGTCACGTAGTTGACCAGGCCGCCCGGCGAACCAAAGCCATACATGAAGCCCGATGCGCCCTTCAACAGGTCGATCTGTTCAAAATGCTCGTAAGGCAGCGTCGTCACGTAGCTCAGAAAGGGCCTGCCGTCGATGCGGTAGGAATTCTGCCAGTCCAGCGGCAGGCCGCGCACGGTCAGGTAGCTGGCCCAGGCGCCGTACGAGGCGCTGTTGTCGCTGACGGAAGCATCCAGGGCAAACACGTCGCCCAGCTTGTTGACCTGCCGTTCCGCGATGTCGGCCGCGGTGACCACGGTGGTTGAAAACGGGGTTTCAAGCTGGCTGCGGCTGCCCAGCGCGCCCGTGTTCACCGGCGCCGACAGATGTTCCAGCGTGTCGTCCACCGCCGTGGCCTGCACGGTGACCGTGGGCAGTTGCGCAACGTTGGGCGTGTCGGCGGCGGATTGGGCGGATGCCGCCAAGGGGTAGGCCACGGCCAATGCCATGACCAGGGCGGCGGGTTTAACTACGGCAGGATTAGCGACGGCGGAATGAACAACAACAGGCTTAACGGCAGGGAGGGAAAGCGTGCGCGCACGGCTCTTCCGGGTGGAAGCAGGACGGACCAAAGCAGAGTCTCCAGAG harbors:
- a CDS encoding DUF1365 domain-containing protein, whose product is MNRTLPGAGLIELMRARVLHVRTRPVVHRFTYPVFCLRLRIDQAERYDGRASWLFGVNRRRPVAFHFSDHGARDGGEPMAWLRSRLEMAGADFDVGAVWLQCFPRVFGHVFNPVSFWQVHDTDGHLRVLVAEVNNTFGERHQYVLRAPDGGVIHDGLALHSDKSFHVSPFCQVTGRYRFRVKSVGGAQVASIDYFDDPEQAQPLLHTEIRGASVPLATGALLRALAAMPFMTLGVVFRIHWQALRLYLRKVPFHRKPPPPSGEVTFQRSKKVD
- a CDS encoding EAL domain-containing response regulator, with the translated sequence MLSVYKVLVLDDHAFQCAQMRSLFLEAGFEHVDMANSAHEALEMVQLHSYQLVLMDLNMPGMDGVQFIHELARLQCNPMLAITTACSRRIMNSVSLMAKEKGLSVIAAHTKPVTREHALALARRLRNEKLDGALPQTLPLLSTPLFDRRTLEKALATGQIQAWFQPKKALATGHIVGAEALARWHHLEFGFMLPASFLGAVRHHGLDHALLIRMLDDALAAYLDWRRLGFRMPVSVNLPTRLLDQPDLPDQLYNLVAQRGVPFEDVTFELLEDDTTSVPGHYYMGASRLRLKGFGLAQDDFGKGYNSMYTLISTPFTELKIDRAFVSGAAEDGVRAAALQSSVQLGRQLGLQVTAEGVENTKDLEFLREIGCDFAQGFLISAAVNAHDFTDLLADEPRPYATHPL
- a CDS encoding pentapeptide repeat-containing protein yields the protein MTQDVFEAITGQEVDRQAMLALIDNAAGQALSFQDCDFQHADFSRLDLRGARFTACAIAGASFQGATLADTTWLRCRGGQANFASADASDATFQNCDLNNAKWHRARLAGARLQGCKLTGSDFDGIACLGWTVEECLLVGALLRGVSFRKTNIMQLDFSDADLAGSDFRDTVFHGGSLRNANLKNVRFEGADLREVDLSGIDLTAAARLAGATISKTQAATLLAELRISVL
- a CDS encoding bifunctional helix-turn-helix transcriptional regulator/GNAT family N-acetyltransferase, producing MDLIDFPSQSREQTIRDLREFSRKLVRELGFMRTSLAGSELAPSAVHAIIEVGLQPGIQARDLAVILRLDKSNTSRQLAKLESAGLIAREADPEDARSSRLTLTEAGLALRDRIDQFATDQVSHALRRMTPDDQQSLIRFMSLYADALSRENPNLTPSSAAISEQIIEGYVPGCIGDIAGLHARYYAQASGFGVYFERKVATELAAFAEALPDRGKGMWLYAENGRTLASIVIDGDPAIGQAHLRWFIVDESLRGLGVGRHLLARALAFADAHYRDTYLWTFKGLDAARHLYEDAGFVLTDESEGRQWGSVVVEQRFLRRRP
- a CDS encoding response regulator, with translation MERLRIVLADDHPLVLAGMRDLLEKDLSVEVTALLASPTALVEHLTHDLPHVVITDYSMPGDETYGDGIRLVKFLTRRFPKTQVVVLTMVSNPMIISALYDAGVAAVVLKRDNLAEIVTALHTLQAGRKYYPPGFQRDGTVDSRSKFIGERINSLSPKEFEVLRHFIRGESMMQVADTLKRSVKTVSGQKISAMRKLNVQTDQELVAFCVESEIFQ
- a CDS encoding hybrid sensor histidine kinase/response regulator, giving the protein MQETPFSRIARTSRRLNIALFGILPIALIMIGALLWGAQRIIKQEEDRLLMDFAVLVGYIHEQEGFLLQFRKENQRLDGRAPIEHITLSTPLDSTRPGLRIYRGQHALVAMPFSLFCNYPSECPVANSPVSAAAGYFADFYSTYWANSYFPAAAAFLVNRTDSLGIAVPAINVKPGYGEPLSEDTLLLVNDAVRTRLAPATADAPSATPSSGTPGIAASDGQILWVSPPGLPDRMMGMLHAGFSGAAWTNRGGGEPDVYVATLLSRARINIYDRALPSIQYDGFWLTHRDIGLMLGEGPLPTAGHSGLSATRDGLILKVSDPSSIWTAYYRVSYRNFFEDNLWLPITAALLLLLGLAGGIGYQRWYTRRVIEPAQSAHRDIAESEEFNRTLIQTAPIALCVLARAHGDVLFANSLALEWLGAATGQGLRDSPAARPLLDQVLTASAPGTIETFHADDGRPLYVAYSPTRYKKQDVVLCAFADISARAEIERALAQAKRDADKASEAKSTFLATMSHEIRTPLYGVLGTLELMGMTELNAEQRQHLERIQNSSVILLQLISDILDITKIESGQLALESSQFRPRELVESCARSFAALARQKGLLLFACVDGSVAPWVAGDAVRIRQILSNLLSNAIKFTESGHVIVRLHGADRPDGTQVLALQVVDTGIGIDKEDQAQLFSPFYQIDSASHTVRGAGIGLSICARLAKLMDSHIRVTSELGLGSSFSLELALQPADGPPLDEPDLHGIRIYVRSPHRELTDNVCQWLTRWGADAQRAPAPLGRGEPDDVLLDILGPTDAAPANWAGHFLAAGDPRESAAGAPERVDGHDLDSIGFGISRLLRGDPPVPAAPAANALMDPLDLRVLVAEDNPINQATLRHQLEQLGCTVTVAGNGADALSMWNMATYDVLLTDVNMPKMNGYELTGELRARGYAQPIIGVTANAMRDEEARCMAAGMNSWLVKPIELSALRHHLGGITRVREAGSDEPVASNVPEVLDVQDLPEVPYVSNVSDESPHADFPPESTDSALEPLVPEKYRRLFLDTMDADLANLDQAVTRRDVPAALQTMHRMRGALVMVKMTTLSSDFQAVEAKLRRDGGDDEVFQDVVRLTHELRNLLAQV